The following are from one region of the Amia ocellicauda isolate fAmiCal2 chromosome 1, fAmiCal2.hap1, whole genome shotgun sequence genome:
- the LOC136759847 gene encoding trace amine-associated receptor 13c-like yields the protein MVQMELQAVQYCFQPSNLSCSKEVRPTAVYVVMYISAAAVVMLTVCGNLLVIISISHFKQLHTATNLLLLSLAVADFLVGLIVMPFGLIVLIETCWYFGETFCIVYNIFCFVLPSVSISNVACIAIDRYVAVCDPLLYSNKITSTRTWSVILLNWTLSFLYNLALLYFNGNFTGLDEFNICFGDCQLFINEIWGIVDLLVVFFFPCSVMITLYVKIFIVAKRHAQVISCITEQISSDKNKNKISSASERKAAKTLGILVVVFLFCLVPYYICTLVNENVSQSSSSVLINFLVWLVYLNSTANPIIYALFYPWFQTSLKSIIMLRIFKPGSSLLTLFPQKM from the coding sequence ATGGTACAAATGGAACTTCAAGCAGTGCAGTACTGTTTCCAGCCTTCAAACTTATCCTGCTCTAAGGAAGTGCGACCTACAGCAGTCTATGTGGTGATGTATATTTCTGCAGCAGCAGTGGTGATGCTGACAGTGTGTGGAAACCTGCTGGTGATCATTTCTATCTCTCACTTCAAGCAGCTTCACACAGCAACCAACCTGCTGCTCCTCTCTCTGGCTGTGGCAGACTTTCTAGTAGGACTCATTGTGATGCCTTTtggtttaattgtattaatagaAACATGCTGGTATTTTGGTGAAACATTTTGTATAGTTtacaacatattttgttttgttcttccaTCTGTTTCAATAAGTAATGTTGCATGCATTGCTATTGATCGCTACGTTGCTGTGTGTGACCCTTTACTTTActcaaacaaaataacaagCACTAGAACATGGTCAGTCATACTGCTTAATTGGACATTATCATTTCTATACAATTTAGCActtctttattttaatggaaattTTACAGGTCTTGATGAATTCAATATTTGCTTTGGAGACTGTCAGCTTTTTATCAACGAAATCTGGGGAATAGTTGATTTGctagttgtatttttttttccttgttctGTTATGATTACACTCTATGTTAAAATCTTCATTGTAGCTAAAAGGCATGCGCAAGTTATTAGTTGTATAACTGAACAAATAAGTTCAGATAAGAACAAAAATAAGATATCTAGTGCATCTGAAAGAAAagcagcaaaaacattaggaatTTTAGTTGTTGTCTTTCTCTTCTGTTTGGTGCCATATTACATCTGTACTTTAGTTAATGAGAATGTAAGCCAATCTTCTTCTTCTGTGTTGATTAATTTTCTAGTCTGGCTAGTATATTTAAATTCTACTGCAAATCCCATTATCTATGCTTTGTTTTACCCATGGTTTCAGACGTCATTGAAATCGATCATAATGTTAAGGATATTTAAACCAGGATCGTCTTTGCTCACTTTGTTTCcgcagaaaatgtaa